In Silene latifolia isolate original U9 population chromosome 3, ASM4854445v1, whole genome shotgun sequence, a single window of DNA contains:
- the LOC141646607 gene encoding hexokinase-3-like has product MGKLGFTVAAATAAVTCAVAAVVVGKRISSRRKWRKVVRVLLEFEESCGTSLSKLKQVVDAMAVEMHAGLASEGGSKLKMLLTSVDKLPTGSESGVYYALHLGGTNFRVLRVQLGGKRSSIVKQDVERKPIPEHLMTSTTEDLFDFIAESLKEFVDKETGTSSDISSVARRELGFTFSFPVKQTSVSTGILMKWTKGFSIRDMMGKDVCDCLQQAFSRQGLNMHVASLVNDTVGTLALGHYYDDDTVAAVIIGTGTNACYFERADAIIKSQGLLSTTGGMVVNMEWGNFWSSHLPRTSYDIELDANSPNPNEQGFEKMISGMYLGEIVRRVMLKMSQESDIFGPLSASLLKAFVLRTPSMSTMHEDESPDLREVARILDDVLGIQDVPLKVRKLVVNICDVVTRRAARLAAAGIVGILKKTGRDGSGGIAGGRPKTASNSKPRRTVVAIEGGLYSNYRMFREYLNEAVAEILGEEWAPFVELKVTEDGSGIGAALLAALYSSEIVDT; this is encoded by the exons ATGGGGAAATTAGGGTTTACGGTGGCGGCAGCGACGGCGGCGGTGACGTGTGCGGTGGCGGCAGTAGTTGTCGGAAAGAGGATAAGTAGTCGGAGAAAATGGAGGAAAGTTGTAAGGGTATTATTGGAATTTGAAGAAAGTTGTGGTACTTCATTAAGTAAATTGAAACAAGTTGTTGATGCTATGGCTGTTGAAATGCATGCTGGTTTAGCTTCTGAAGGTGGTTCTAAGCTTAAAATGTTGCTCACTTCTGTTGATAAACTTCCTACTGG GAGTGAGAGTGGAGTATATTACGCACTACATCTTGGAGGTACTAATTTTAGGGTATTGCGAGTTCAGCTAGGAGGAAAAAGATCCAGCATTGTCAAACAAGACGTTGAAAGAAAACCTATCCCCGAGCACTTAATGACAAGCACTACTGAG gatttatttgattttattgcAGAATCACTAAAAGAGTTTGTAGATAAAGAGACGGGCACGAGTTCTGATATTTCTTCAGTTGCAAGAAGGGAACTTGGCTTTACGTTCTCTTTTCCTGTGAAGCAAACTTCTGTTTCTACAGGAATCCTCATGAAGTGGACTAAAGGGTTTTCAATTCGCGACATG ATGGGGAAGGATGTTTGTGATTGCTTGCAGCAAGCTTTCTCTAGGCAGGGCCTGAATATGCATGTAGCATCATTG GTAAATGATACAGTGGGAACTTTAGCTCTTGGACACTATTACGACGATGACACTGTTGCTGCTGTGATAATCGGGACTGGAACTAATGCATGCTATTTCGAGCGGGCAGATGCTATTATCAAGTCTCAAGGCCTTCTTTCTACCACTGGCGGCATG GTTGTGAACATGGAGTGGGGTAATTTTTGGTCATCGCATTTGCCAAGAACCTCTTATGATATCGAGTTAGATGCAAATAGCCCTAATCCTAATGAGCAG GGTTTCGAAAAAATGATATCTGGAATGTATCTGGGTGAGATTGTGAGAAGAGTTATGTTAAAGATGTCACAGGAGTCGGACATATTTGGACCTCTTTCTGCAAGCCTTCTAAAAGCTTTCGTCTTGAG GACCCCTTCAATGTCTACCATGCATGAGGATGAGTCTCCTGATTTGAGAGAAGTAGCGAGGATCTTGGATGACGTTCTTGGG ATTCAAGACGTGCCATTGAAAGTTCGAAAACTTGTGGTGAACATATGTGACGTGGTAACACGACGAGCTGCACGTCTAGCAGCCGCTGGTATTGTGGGCATACTGAAGAAGACTGGCCGAGACGGGAGTGGTGGGATCGCTGGTGGCAGGCCCAAAACTGCAAGTAACAGTAAGCCACGAAGGACAGTGGTTGCAATCGAAGGAGGCCTATACTCAAATTACAGGATGTTCAGAGAGTATCTAAATGAGGCTGTGGCTGAAATCTTAGGGGAAGAATGGGCCCCCTTTGTCGAGTTGAAGGTCACCGAAGATGGTTCAGGCATCGGAGCCGCCCTCCTAGCTGCTTTGTATTCATCAGAGATTGTGGACACATGA
- the LOC141646608 gene encoding ubiquitin-conjugating enzyme E2 20-like yields MATVNGSYQDNSPAVIPPKKNIASTTSVDTKSALKRLQSELMSLMMSGDPGISAFPEEDNLLLWKGTIQGSKETVFEGTEYKLTLQFPTDYPFKPPKVKFVTPCFHPNVDGSGGICLDILEKNNGKWSSAYDVRTILLSIQSLLGEPNTSSPLNTQAAALWTNQEEYRKMVLQLYKPSTA; encoded by the exons ATGGCAACAGTTAATGGAAGTTATCAAGATAATTCTCCGGCGGTTATTCCACCCAAGAAGAATATCGCTTCGACGACGTCTGTTGACACTAAATCTGCTCTTAAGAG GTTGCAATCCGAGTTAATGTCTCTTATG ATGAGTGGTGATCCAGGAATATCGGCATTTCCGGAGGAAGACAACTTACTCCTATGGAAAGGGACAATCCAAGGTAGCAAAGAAACCGTGTTTGAAGGCACTGAATACAAGCTTACCCTTCAATTCCCTACAGATTACCCCTTTAAGCCGCCTAAGGTGAAGTTCGTAACCCCATGCTTTCACCCTAATGTGGATGGCTCGGGTGGCATTTGCTTGGACATTCTCGAG AAAAATAATGGCAAGTGGTCTTCTGCTTACGATGTGAGAACTATATTGCTATCCATCCAAAGTCTCCTTGGAG AGCCAAATACCAGCTCGCCGTTAAACACACAAGCTGCAGCACTTTGGACCAATCAAGAAG AATACAGGAAGATGGTGCTACAGCTGTACAAGCCATCAACAGCTTAG